The sequence below is a genomic window from Thalassomonas haliotis.
AGGGAAAACAAAACAGCATAGGTCTTGATGAGCTTCATCGACTTTTCCTTTTCAGAAATCATAGCGAATGGCGCTGGAAACCACCGTTCTGTCGTATTGATATAAAACGAAATTACTTTTGTTATCTAAATAGTTGGCTTTTAACAGCCAGCGCCAGCGCTCGGCAAAAAGTTGCTGGTAACTGAGCTCGGCGGACCATAAGTTATCGTCCCGGATCTCATCAAACAGCGGATGTATGCCCCGGTATTCAGAGCGGATGTAATTGATTCTTGCCGTCAAACTGATGCTGGTGCCGAAATAGCCCCGGGCCTGGTAACCTAGGCCCCATAAATCCCGCCCCAGGTAGTCAAAGGCGGAGTCGTCCGATTCTTCTTTACCCAGGGTCAAGGTCAGGCGGTCGCTGACTCCCAATACCGAAATCTGGTACCAGAAGTTGACCAGCAGCTGTTTTTTGTCGAGATCTGCCTGCTCAAAGGTTTGCTGTGCCAGGATCAGCGAAGCCCCGAATTCATGTTTGTTGAGCTGATAGCTGGCGCTGGTCGATAGGCCAAAGTAATCGAGATAATGGCTGTGATCCAGCCAGAAGGGACGGTAAAAAAGATTCAGGTTGGTTTTTATCCGGCTAAATTTTCCCTGCCAGCCACCGGAAATATCGCCGTATAAGCGGGTCATTTCCGGGTTGTCCTGGTAGTCGGCATAGCTGAATTTTCCCAGGCCATAAAAGCTGTGCTGTTTATTGAGGGGTTTAGAGTAACTGGTTTGTGCCTGGGTCCGGATAAAAGTGTCTTTCTGCGCCAGGCTAGTATCGAACAGCTGTATCTGTCCCAGTGACGGAATATCGACAAATTCATCGTTAATGCCGCTGTTGGCATTATCGTCATAACCTATGCCCACTTGGAGCTGGCTGTGCCAGCTGCCGCCGGTGTTTTGCCGGCGCTTTTTGATCAGGGTAAGGAATTTGGCAATATCCGGGTATTTGCCCTTTTTGTCCTGAGCTTTAACTTGTTCAAATTCTGTTTTTGCCGCTGCCAGGTTACCGCTTGCAAAATAACTGCCTGCCAGGGCATAGCGGGCCTCCAGCCACTTTGGATAATCATATAATACCCGCTCCAGGGCAAAGATGGCCCTGTGGTGCTCGCGCATGCTTTGGGCGGCCAGGGCAAAGGCAAAATCAAAGCTTGTTTCTCCTTCGTACTCGTTTTGATGCCTTAACGCCAGCTGGTAGGCCTGGTGGTTTTTCTTCTGTTTGAGCAGGGCCAATATTTTGTCTGCGGCAGGGGGCTGTTGCGAAGCGGCCTGGCCGCAGATGAGGCAAAAGAAGACAAAAAGCAAGATATGCCTGATGTTAAGGTTTTTTCTATCTTCCATGATAACGGGGAAACAATTGTTATTGTTAATAAGCGTTTAGCGCTAAGTATAGTCAGGGGGGAAAATTTCGCGCAGGCAATAGCGGGAAATAATTGATGGAAATGTTAATTCCTCCCGGTTAGTTCAGCTTGCGTTCAGTTTACCTGGGGTTAAATAGACTTAAGTTGATAAATCAGGAAGAAAAAATGACCGATATAAAAAAGATACCCACTAAAAAGTCTATATTCTCCGGCTACCTTTGGTTTTTTGTTTACCTGCTTGTTGCCCTGGCCTGCATTAACCTGGTTTTTGCCACGCCGACTGTGGCGGCGGAAACTCCAATATCAGAGAAAAGCCGGGTATCCCATAGCAGCGGTAAAATGCTTGGCGCTGAAGCCAGTGCCGACAGTAAAGCGGTTAAAGCAAAAAATACCGCCACTAACAAGCCCAGAGGGGCGAAAACGGCAAGTGCAGGCTTAACCGCGCTGAACTCGCATGTTGCCCTGTATGATTTTGCCATTTTTGATGCCAGCACTGAACTGGCGCGGGACATCGACGGTGACGGTTATTTCAGGGAATTTACCCTGGTCTTTGATGCCGATGTCCAATCCGGGGTGGCCGAGGTCTATGCCGAAATTTACCTGAGCCGGGACGGCGGCCCCTGGCTGCACCATTTCACCACAGACGTTTTTACCATTGTCGGCGACAGCAGTGAAGATCAGTACGAGGTAAACTCTACTCTGGTGGAAGGTTTTCCCAGTGATCATTATGATATTTTGATCGACCTTTATGAGCCCGGTTTTGACGAAATCGTTGCCACGTACAGCTCGGATGATAACAATGCCTTATACGCACTGCCGCTGGAAGATGCCAGTTATGATGCCGTTGAGGTGATAGTGGTACATGACGACGACCATGGCGGCAGCTTTTCCTGGGGTTTGTTGCTGGCCGGTGCCGCGCTGCTGGCGGTACGCCGTAAAATGTCGGCAGTACTCGGATAATAGCGGGGTTAATGCACTTGGCTGACAGTTGCTGTGCCCCTGTCAGCCGCGCCATAGCAGCGGGCCGATATTTCCCTTTAAGTTTGTTGATTGAAAGGCTTGATTAATTTGTAAATTTTTCTTTAATCGCTTGTTTTGTACCCGGCTTTTTACGATAATAAATGCAAATCATTATTATTAGCGTGTTTGTCGGGGCCAGTTATGTCGTTCTTGAGTATTTCTCTGCTGTGGGTGGGCTGCCTGCTGCCTTATCTTTGTTCCCCGAAACAGCAGTTGATAGATAAACCTTTGCCTAAAGTTTTGGGCTGGTCCGGGTTTGTGCTGGCGTTGGCATGGACTTTAGTTCAGATGGCGCAGCAACAAGGTTACCTGGTGGCCTCGATATTTGTTTTAGCTTCTGTCATGTGCATGTGGACGGCCTTAGTGCTGGTTTCTCCCCATATTGCCAAACGTCTGGCCCTGGTTTCATCCCATATTGAAAAGCGTCTGGTGCTGGTGTCTTCCTTAGGCATAGCTTTCTTTTCGTTAATTGCCATGACAGGGTCATACCATGTGGCCTAAATCTTTTGCGGCATTTTTTTTCGGCATTATTTTATCCATCAGTTTGATGTTGAACCTGAACCATTTTCTGCCCCTGGCGGTGGATGTCCGCTTATTGGTCGGCCTGGTGTCGGGGTTTTGTCTCTGGGTGGCGGTAATGATTTATTGCTACAGCCGCAACAGCGCCAAAGCGGCGGTCTGGGGTTGTAGCAAAACCTTGTTGGCGTCGGGCGCCGTTAATGTTTATTTCTTTGTAGCCGGTTAAATATGAGCAGTAAAATACAGCCGAAACATAAGCTGATTAAAAATCTTACCCAGGCCCACAGCTGGTTGGGTCTTATCATTTCTTCGTTATTATTTATTGTCTTTTGGGCGGGGTCTGTCACCCTGTTTTTTGAAGAAATTAAGCAGTGGTCAACCGTGCCTCATTATCCGGTAGAGCTGTCGGCAGCGGATAAGCCGTTGCAGCAGGTTGTGGAAAATATTCTGGCCGACTACCAGCTGGATGCACAAGAGCGCATGACGGTTTATATGCCCAATGACCACTATCCCTACTACCGTTTGTATTTTAACGTTTTTGACGGTGCTGAAAATGCGGACAGTGAACAGCTGAGGTTAGTGATAAACCCCAAAACCGGGGAAGTTATCGGGCAATACGATCAGTTCCGGCTGGCGGATTTTCTCTACCGTCTGCATTATGATCTTAACCTGCCCGGCGGCACTGAGCTGGTGGGGGTGGTGACCTTGTTTTTCTTCTTTGCCATCGTCTCAGGTATCTTTATCCAGGGGAAAAAATTGTTTAAGAATTTTTTCCAGTATCGCGGCGATAACAGGCGCAAAGATAAGTTGCTGGATATGCATAATGTTGTCGGGGTGTTCAGCCTGCCTTTCACCGCCATGCTTGCCCTGAGCGGGTTGATTTTTAATATTGCCATTATTTATCAGGCATCTTTTGCGGTCTTCTTATACCAGGGGGACCAGAAGGCTTTACTTCAAGATGCCGGATATACCCGTTATACCGAAAAACCCGCACAGCAAAAGCTGGATATGTCTTCTGCTTTTGTCTTGATTGAGCAGGCAAAACAGGTACCCGAGCAGGGGCTGGTCAGGGCGGCTTTTTATAACTACGGCGACAGCAAGGCGGCACTCCAGCTCACCGGGATGGATCCGCGCTACTTTGCCCAGCGCATCGAAACCTTTTATCGCGTGAAAAACAATGAGCTGATCAGCCACAGCGATTTTGAAAATTACAATGTACTGAGAAAAGGCAAGGATGTGATTGCGACCTTACATTTTGGCAATTTTGCCGGTGTGGATTTGCGTATCCTTTATTTTATGCTCGGTATCGCCGTATGCGCCATGATAGTCACCGGCAATATGATGTGGCTGGATAAGGCCCGGCGTCAGCAGCAGGTTGCCGAGCCGGTAATAAAGGCTGTCACTAATCTGACCATAGGTATTTTTGGCGGCACTGTGATGGCCACGGCTGCAGCCTTTTTAGCAGAAAGGGTATTGCCTGTGCCTATGGCAGGGCGGGGGGATTACCTGGCAAATACCTTTGTTGCGGTGATTTTTCTGGTGAGCGTTTCGGTCTTTTTTGCTTCGGCGAAAAAACAATATATCGGCCGTTTGCTGCAATTGACGGCGCTGCTGTTCTTTATGGTTATCGGCGCCGACTGGTGGATGTTTGCTGCCAAGCTGCTGACCTTATGGCATAGTGGTTACGGCTCTGTGCTTGGCCTGCAGTTGGGCATGTTGATATTGGCCTTGGCCTTTTTATGGGGCGGGCATTTGTTAGTGGCCAAGAAAGGGCAAGTACCGCCACAGGATGCTTCCGGGCAGGAAGCAGGGAAACTCTTGTCTTAACAAAGTACTTTTCTGCCGGTATTCTTTCCGGCAGTTCTTTTCTGAAAAGCCGGGCATATTTGTCCGGCTTTTTTATTTTCTTCTTCCTGCTGCCAAGCAGCGATAATTCTACATTGTTATTAGCACCTGAGAATGTATTTCAGGGTAAAAGCCAGCCTTATGGTGCTCATCCTGCCTTGCTAAGCAAATGCCTGCCAGCTTTATTTACCGGGGTTGAGCTGGCCGATAAATATTGTCTGCATACTCAGCAATACCAGCCTTTTTAATCGCTGTTTTTGTTTGGGGGCAAGCTGATGGCAAGCGTTATTAAACGCCGCTCATCGGGGGAATTTTGCAAGATAATGCGCTTGTTAATACCTGGGGCGGCTGTTGTAAAGCCGGTCGGGATGGCTTGTTTGAGGGTAAAAAAACGGGCTGATCCTGTGGATTAGCCCGTTTTTTCTTTTAAGCCCCTAAGGGCTGTACTGCTGCTTTATCGCAAGGAGCGATTAGAAGCTATAGTTTAACTTCACGCCGAACTCTCTTGGCGCACCGGCGCGAACGATAGGATTCTCGCCTCCGGCATTAAAGTTTAGGTAAAAGTCGTCAAACAGGTTGTTGACGTAAAGCTCAACATCGTAGTTGTCGCCGTAATAGCCGGTGCTGACATTAAACAAGATCCGGCTTTCCAGCCTGTTGTTGTTGTGCGTGTCGGCATAAACGCTTGACTGGTAGTTGGCATTGGCGCTGAAATAGATCTCTTCAGTCGCCATTATCCGGCCGCCCATGGCAAAAGTTGTGTCCGGAGAAAGGGCGAAGGTTTTACCGGTTAAGTCGCCGGCGGTGTCGCTGTCGTATTCGGTAAACTTAGTGTCAGAAAGGCCGAGGTTGGCAAACAGCATCACATCCTGGGTCGGGTTGTATCTGGCTTCGATTTCGGCGCCATAGATGCGGGATTCACCGGCATTTTCTAATACACAGTTATCCGTGCTGCCTTCCTGACACAGGCTGATTTGCTGCTCGCTCCAGTCGCCGTAATAGAAGTTGGCATTTAAGATCAGTTTGTTATCGAGCAGTGAAGAACGTACCGAAAACTCGTAGTTATCCAGGTATTCAGGATCATATTCGCTGGCTTCACCAAACAGGTTTACGTCAACACCGCCGGCACGGTAACCGCGCTTGTAGAATAAGCTGAGCATAACATCGTCATTCACGGCATAGCTGGCGCCTACCTGAGGTAAGAAGGCATTGTAGTCATTGCTGACTTCATCAAAGTTAGTCGCACTCAGCTGGCTCATCAGTAAAGCATTAACCTGGGTGATACCGCCTGCTACCAGTGCGCCTAAGCCCGGCTGCATCTGTTCGGCCAATGCGCCTGCCTCTGTCGGATCCGGTAAGCTGGTGCCGGCAGCCAATGCATTGCTTGCATTGTTCAGTACGTCCTGCTCTTCACGGTCATACCTGAAACCGGCAGACAAGGTCAGTTGATCGCTAATCTGGTAATCCCATTCGGTAAAGAAGGCAATATTGGTGATCTTTTGCTCAAACGGCTGTACCCGGCTGACACCGATAAGTTCCGGGTAGAAAGGCTGTAAGGTTGCGGGTACGCCAACATAGGCCGGGCTGATATTAGTCAGTGAACTGGTCATTTGCTCTTGCTCGACCTTGGTAACATAGATACCGGCGACGCCTTTTAAGTTATCGGACTGATAAGATAAGCGCAGTTCTTGCGACCAGTTTTTATCGTCGGTTTCGCGGGCGACGTGGGCAGTGTCTCCTTCTGCGGTTTGATCGGAATCGTTAAAGCGATCATAGTCGCCGTCGATGAAAGAAGTCACCGAGGACAGGCTCAAGCTGTCATTGATGATATAGTCCAGGTGCAGGGAAGCGGCAAAGGCGTCATAGTTTTCAAAGGACCCCTGGTTTGCCGTGCTTCTTCTGTCTTCTGCCTCATCGTCATCGCTGACTACGTAAAGGTCCTGGCCTCTTTCGGTTTCCGTGTACTGCAACATCATGTTGGCGGTAAAGTCTTCGGAAAATTCCACCAGGTATTGTGCGCGGATATTATCGGTTTTACGGGCGTCGTATTCATCATCGTCGCGCGTAGTATTTTTCATAAAGCCGTCGCTGCGGGTAGAGTCTGCCGTGATGCGCAGGGCTGAGTTGTCGGTGACGGGTACATTGAACATACCGCTGAAGTCAGTTTGGCCGTAATTGCCTAATTTAGTGGCAAAGGCGCCTGCAGTTTCCCCTAACTCCGGTCGTTTAGTTTGTACCACGATGGCACCGATAAGGGCATTACGTCCGACACTGGTAGACTGAGGGCCACGCAAAATTTCTATTTGCTCAAGGTCCCATAAATTCTTTGAGCCGAAGCGGGTGGCATAGCCGGTATAGGCGACGCCGTCGATATATAAGCTGCCCAGTTCACCCCTGCCGCCGCCGGTTGAGGTTGAGCTTTGGGTGATACCACGCAGACCAAAATTTTCGCCGCCATTGATTTCAAAGGTATTGGCTGATAACTGGAAAACATCTTCGAATTCAAACAAAGGCATTTCCTGAAGATCGCTGGCGGTGAAAACCGCGACACTCTCTTTGGTTTCTTGTGCTGTACGTTGAATTTTTTGTCCTGAAACTATGATGGTTTCTATGGCGTGATCTTCACTGTCTGTATTGGCATGTACAGAACTGATCAGGGCGAAAGAGCTAAGTAAACCTGCTTGAACAGCAAGTGCCAGACGGCTAGTTTTCATCTAAAAATACCTTTGCTAAAGACGATAATGATAATAATTCTTGTTTATGTTATCATGCAATGGCAAACGAATACCAGAGTAAATATCAAATATAATGAGCGAGTTAGTATGATGTTGCTTTAAAAGCAAGCAGTTCTCTTGTCGGTTAATTCTGTTGTTTGGCTGTGTTGTGTCGTTAAATCCACTGGCTGGCATAGTCTTTGGTTGTCAGCTTAATTCTGGTTTTTTATCTCTTTTTGCCGGTAAATACAGGTTGTTATATTTTTGTAAACCATGTCTGTACTTTGCAGCATTGTTTGACTAGGCTTTTTTTGTCGTCGTTTCAGATTATGAGGTTGTGCTGATAACTGACAATCGACAGGTTTGGAGCCACGAGGAAGGTTCATTAAAACAATAAGGAGAAAAGCATGCATAACAAATTTAAAAAAGCCGTTTTTGCTCTGGCTATTGGCATTTCTGCCGGTGCCTGGGCTGTACCGTCGGCCAGTATCTGTGATAACTGGTGCCGGCAATGCGTAGCGGCCGGTGATGAAGAATGCAGCAGGTGGTACTCTGGTTTCTGCCATACTGCCCGTGGTATAACTTGCCATCCAAAGGGGCTTTTGAGCCATAGGCAAAGTGCCTGGTTTTTAGAAGTGTTGTAAAGCTGCTGCGCTCGTTTTTAAGTACAGCAGCTTAGCTTATGACTTATTGAGAACAGCCTCGGGTTTTATCCCTCAGCCTTCAGTTTTGAATAAGCCTGTTTAGGTGTGATAACAATTTCTCCCTGGTTGACGACAACCCTGACCTTTTGCCCTACAGAAAAACCGGCTCGTCGAAGCCACTTTCCCCTGAGTACTACACAAGGTTCAAGGTTTACCGGTACATAGTTAATGCCTATGCCGCGGGTTTTTGCGCCCGACTCGCAGTTGGTTTCCAGTACGGTAAGTTGCCGATAAATGGGATATTTTGCTTTTGCCGAGCCTGGCTCTGACGTATGATGATATTCAGCCATGACGTACTCCTTTGAAGTTCGTTGTGGTTAGCGACTCCTGGGTGTTCGTACCACTCAGGGGTTGCGACTTAAGTTACTGCTTTTATTGCGGGCAGTAACGGTTGTTATTGCAGCAATTTATAGACGGAAATTATTGCTATAAGTTCTCTCCTTTTAGGTTGGGTTGCACTATTAATGAAAGACCAATTCACGTGAAAATCAATAATGAATTGGTCTTTTGAAGAGAAATTCGAGGGAAGTTTTTAGTTTTAGTGAATCTCAAAACTCATAAATGCTGCCTGTTTTCATTTTTCATTGGTTTCATCATTGATCGTGTATGCAGTTTGTCTAGAGATGCCTCTTTGTAAATATGAGTATTGATACCGCTTAGTTGATTTGGATTACATTCTTTATCGCTAATACTTTGTATATGAAGTATTAGCGATAAAAGGCATACCTTTGAAAAAGATGAAAATAATTGAATAAATACTTAATAGGATTTAGTATTAAGTTACTCTTTAGCGTATGGGCTTTATTTGCCTAGTCGGGCGTTTCGCCAGACTACACTTTATTGAGCACATTTAGGGTTGCGTTAGAACACTTTTCTATCGATCCTTCGTGCCTCAGGAGCGATAGAAAAGTTTCTAACGCTCTCTTTAGTAAAGAGTTTTAAAACGGGCATTTTTGCCCGTTTTTTATTTGAATTTTGTTAAGGAAAATGACTGTTTGAGTAAAAAATACGAAAGCCTGCTAATTGAGGAGTTTTCAACATTTGATTTTAATAAATTTCGAATAATTAACTCTCCTTCAAAACTTTTCCTATGTGGTGGTGAAATTGATGCTACAGCCCAAATACCACCAAGTTTTCGTGATAGATTATACGGTTTTACAGCGAAACAAAACGAATCAATGCATAACAGCTTTATCCTTGCAGAAGCATTCAAAGATTACTTCAAGGATAACCGTTATCCTGACTTATTGGTTTTTGAAGAAGATATAGCTCAAGCCTCTACGCTGGTTATAATATTGCTGGAGAGTCCAGGCTCTTTAGTTGAACTAGGGTTGTTCTGTAATCGACCAGACCTTTACCATAAATTATTAATTGTTGCTCCACAAGAGCAAGTCTCTAAAGAAGATTCATTTATATATTTAGGGCCTTTAGAATACATTAGAAAAAAATCAGATTCTTCGGTACAAGTCTTTCCATGGCCCGATCAAAAGATTAGAGAATATGATTCTGATAATTTGGAAATACTATGTTCTTCTATAGAAGAAAAAGTTAATAGTCTTCCTAAAACAGAATCATTTAAGAAAGAAAATAAAGGACATATTGCTTATTTAATTTATTCTCTTGTGTTTACAACATACCCTGTACTCACTTCAGAAATTGAATTGGCCCTCGAAGCTATGGACATTACGGTCTCACATGGGGAAATATCGAGACTTTTATATCTTTTAAATAAATTAGAACTCGTAAATTCATATAGATACAGTAGTGTTACCTATTATTACCCAGTAAGGCTAGACATTAAAAAAGTTACTTTTGGTAAAACAAAGCAGGGCCTTATGGCAGATTTATCAAATATTAGAGTGACAATATTACAATCTTTGAGATTAATTGATGATGAGTCATCTAAAAAGCGCAGATACGCACTAAAAAGAATAAATAGTATTATCGAAGGAGTTGAAAGGTGAATATTGAAGCTCTGCTAATGGATGAATTAATTATTAGCAAAAGCGAATTGTATCGTTTTGCTAAAACAGCTCCTCATAGATATAAAAAATATAAGATTGCCAAACGCAATGGTGTAGGGACTAGAGATATAGCCCAGCCTTCTAAGCAAGTTAAATATTTTCAAAGGTTGATTGTACACGAACTAGAAGCACGATTGCCTGTTCATTTGGTCGCTACTGCGTACAAAAAAGGTGTGGGTATTAAAGAAAATGCATTGATGCATCTAGATCATAAATACATGTTGAAAATGGATTTTGAAAACTTCTTCCCTAGTATTCAGCCTTCATTTTTGTTTGGTGTATGTGATGTTCTTAATCTTGATTTGAGTCCTAATGATAAGGAATTGATATCCAACTTTTTATTCTACAAACTAAGAAAAAATAGCCCCTTACGATTGAGCATTGGTGCCCCAAGCTCTCCATTTATTTCAAATGTTGTTATGTTTTTATTTGATTCGTCTATTGTTGAATATTGTAAGGGACGTAATATTACCTATACAAGATATGCGGATGATCTTACTTTTTCTACTAATGTGAAAGATTCTCTTTATGAAATTCCAAATATTATAAAAAAAGAATTAATAATCAATACCTATAAAAATATTAGAATTAATAAAAATAAGACAGTTTTTACATCCAAGGCTAAAAACAGGCATGTTACAGGAGTCACATTAACTAATGATGACTTGTTATCGATTGGAAGAAAGAGGAAACGATTAATATCCTCTATGGTTCATAAATTTAAACAAGGTCGGCTTGATAAGGAAAGAATTTATGAGTTAAAAGGACTTTTATCTTTTGCAAATCACATTGAGCCTATTTTTATCTTTCGGCTGCGTGGTAAATATGGTGACTGTGCAATTGATTCATTAATTTAATTTTCTATGTAAGGGTTAACATTTTATCTATTTCTTTTAGCAAGGGAGCATGTTGTTTGATTGATATGATAGCTTTATTTTGATTAACTTTTAATTCTATTTATGCGTTCGTATAAAATCAGCTTTATTTTGATTAACTTTTAATTTTATTTATGCGTTCGTATAAAACTAGTCTTATTTTGATTAACTTTTGAATTTATTTATGTGTTCGTATAAGAGTGGGACTTCCTTTGACTGTTTATAATAATATTTATGTGTTCGTATAAATAAGGTTTTTATGATGTTTGTTAAAGTGAAAGATATTAAACAACTTGGTGCAATAGCTAAGCATGTAAGGCAAAGTCAATCTCTTGACCAAGAGACTGCGGGGATCTTGTCTGGAAATGGATTAACATTCATGAGCCAATTTGAAAACGGCAAAGAAAGTGTTGAGATTGGCCGAGTGCTTAGATTACTAGAACAACTTGGTGTAGAGATTGAAATTAATTTACCTCCTAATTTGACTGACAAGGCTATTAAGAAAATTGAACAATTGATAAGCCATAAATAAAGGTGAATTAGATGCGGCGGTTAAATATTTTTATCAATGAGTTACAAGTTGGAACATTGTA
It includes:
- a CDS encoding retron St85 family effector protein, coding for MSKKYESLLIEEFSTFDFNKFRIINSPSKLFLCGGEIDATAQIPPSFRDRLYGFTAKQNESMHNSFILAEAFKDYFKDNRYPDLLVFEEDIAQASTLVIILLESPGSLVELGLFCNRPDLYHKLLIVAPQEQVSKEDSFIYLGPLEYIRKKSDSSVQVFPWPDQKIREYDSDNLEILCSSIEEKVNSLPKTESFKKENKGHIAYLIYSLVFTTYPVLTSEIELALEAMDITVSHGEISRLLYLLNKLELVNSYRYSSVTYYYPVRLDIKKVTFGKTKQGLMADLSNIRVTILQSLRLIDDESSKKRRYALKRINSIIEGVER
- a CDS encoding PepSY-associated TM helix domain-containing protein, with the translated sequence MSSKIQPKHKLIKNLTQAHSWLGLIISSLLFIVFWAGSVTLFFEEIKQWSTVPHYPVELSAADKPLQQVVENILADYQLDAQERMTVYMPNDHYPYYRLYFNVFDGAENADSEQLRLVINPKTGEVIGQYDQFRLADFLYRLHYDLNLPGGTELVGVVTLFFFFAIVSGIFIQGKKLFKNFFQYRGDNRRKDKLLDMHNVVGVFSLPFTAMLALSGLIFNIAIIYQASFAVFLYQGDQKALLQDAGYTRYTEKPAQQKLDMSSAFVLIEQAKQVPEQGLVRAAFYNYGDSKAALQLTGMDPRYFAQRIETFYRVKNNELISHSDFENYNVLRKGKDVIATLHFGNFAGVDLRILYFMLGIAVCAMIVTGNMMWLDKARRQQQVAEPVIKAVTNLTIGIFGGTVMATAAAFLAERVLPVPMAGRGDYLANTFVAVIFLVSVSVFFASAKKQYIGRLLQLTALLFFMVIGADWWMFAAKLLTLWHSGYGSVLGLQLGMLILALAFLWGGHLLVAKKGQVPPQDASGQEAGKLLS
- a CDS encoding retron St85 family RNA-directed DNA polymerase; the protein is MNIEALLMDELIISKSELYRFAKTAPHRYKKYKIAKRNGVGTRDIAQPSKQVKYFQRLIVHELEARLPVHLVATAYKKGVGIKENALMHLDHKYMLKMDFENFFPSIQPSFLFGVCDVLNLDLSPNDKELISNFLFYKLRKNSPLRLSIGAPSSPFISNVVMFLFDSSIVEYCKGRNITYTRYADDLTFSTNVKDSLYEIPNIIKKELIINTYKNIRINKNKTVFTSKAKNRHVTGVTLTNDDLLSIGRKRKRLISSMVHKFKQGRLDKERIYELKGLLSFANHIEPIFIFRLRGKYGDCAIDSLI
- a CDS encoding SymE family type I addiction module toxin, whose amino-acid sequence is MAEYHHTSEPGSAKAKYPIYRQLTVLETNCESGAKTRGIGINYVPVNLEPCVVLRGKWLRRAGFSVGQKVRVVVNQGEIVITPKQAYSKLKAEG
- a CDS encoding porin family protein; amino-acid sequence: MEDRKNLNIRHILLFVFFCLICGQAASQQPPAADKILALLKQKKNHQAYQLALRHQNEYEGETSFDFAFALAAQSMREHHRAIFALERVLYDYPKWLEARYALAGSYFASGNLAAAKTEFEQVKAQDKKGKYPDIAKFLTLIKKRRQNTGGSWHSQLQVGIGYDDNANSGINDEFVDIPSLGQIQLFDTSLAQKDTFIRTQAQTSYSKPLNKQHSFYGLGKFSYADYQDNPEMTRLYGDISGGWQGKFSRIKTNLNLFYRPFWLDHSHYLDYFGLSTSASYQLNKHEFGASLILAQQTFEQADLDKKQLLVNFWYQISVLGVSDRLTLTLGKEESDDSAFDYLGRDLWGLGYQARGYFGTSISLTARINYIRSEYRGIHPLFDEIRDDNLWSAELSYQQLFAERWRWLLKANYLDNKSNFVLYQYDRTVVSSAIRYDF
- a CDS encoding helix-turn-helix domain-containing protein encodes the protein MMFVKVKDIKQLGAIAKHVRQSQSLDQETAGILSGNGLTFMSQFENGKESVEIGRVLRLLEQLGVEIEINLPPNLTDKAIKKIEQLISHK
- a CDS encoding choice-of-anchor H family protein, with amino-acid sequence MTDIKKIPTKKSIFSGYLWFFVYLLVALACINLVFATPTVAAETPISEKSRVSHSSGKMLGAEASADSKAVKAKNTATNKPRGAKTASAGLTALNSHVALYDFAIFDASTELARDIDGDGYFREFTLVFDADVQSGVAEVYAEIYLSRDGGPWLHHFTTDVFTIVGDSSEDQYEVNSTLVEGFPSDHYDILIDLYEPGFDEIVATYSSDDNNALYALPLEDASYDAVEVIVVHDDDHGGSFSWGLLLAGAALLAVRRKMSAVLG
- a CDS encoding TonB-dependent receptor, with amino-acid sequence MKTSRLALAVQAGLLSSFALISSVHANTDSEDHAIETIIVSGQKIQRTAQETKESVAVFTASDLQEMPLFEFEDVFQLSANTFEINGGENFGLRGITQSSTSTGGGRGELGSLYIDGVAYTGYATRFGSKNLWDLEQIEILRGPQSTSVGRNALIGAIVVQTKRPELGETAGAFATKLGNYGQTDFSGMFNVPVTDNSALRITADSTRSDGFMKNTTRDDDEYDARKTDNIRAQYLVEFSEDFTANMMLQYTETERGQDLYVVSDDDEAEDRRSTANQGSFENYDAFAASLHLDYIINDSLSLSSVTSFIDGDYDRFNDSDQTAEGDTAHVARETDDKNWSQELRLSYQSDNLKGVAGIYVTKVEQEQMTSSLTNISPAYVGVPATLQPFYPELIGVSRVQPFEQKITNIAFFTEWDYQISDQLTLSAGFRYDREEQDVLNNASNALAAGTSLPDPTEAGALAEQMQPGLGALVAGGITQVNALLMSQLSATNFDEVSNDYNAFLPQVGASYAVNDDVMLSLFYKRGYRAGGVDVNLFGEASEYDPEYLDNYEFSVRSSLLDNKLILNANFYYGDWSEQQISLCQEGSTDNCVLENAGESRIYGAEIEARYNPTQDVMLFANLGLSDTKFTEYDSDTAGDLTGKTFALSPDTTFAMGGRIMATEEIYFSANANYQSSVYADTHNNNRLESRILFNVSTGYYGDNYDVELYVNNLFDDFYLNFNAGGENPIVRAGAPREFGVKLNYSF